The Caulobacter sp. FWC2 region CGTGCCGAGGTCGAAATTGTAGCGGTCCAGGAACTGCGAGATCACCACGCGGAACGTGTTTTCGTATGATAGGTCCTTGGGAACCGCCGCCTCAGGCAGGCAGCAAAGCAGGCTGGCCAGCTTCTCGGAGGTGTCCACCTGCGCCGTCGACAGCGACATCAGCTCGAACATCCCTCGCCGCAGCTCCGGATAGGCCTCGAAGGTCACGGTATTGGGCACTGCTGCGACGAACAGCTCTCGTGGCAGCATGGCCGTGACAGGCATGACCTCGGCGCCGTTGCGCAGGCCGTAGCCGATACAGATCTGGTCTGGATTGCAGGGTAGCGGGATCAGGTCCTCCAGCGCAAAAACCCCCGCCTCAGCGATCCTCCGCCGGATCTGGGTCAGAACGATGCGGTCGCGTCGGGGCTCGAAGCCGTCGTTGCGGCCGGCGTCCTGGATCGGCTGGAAGGTGACGCCGCGAACGCAACGCCACGCCAAGGCGTGGCGCACGATGTCGGGGATCTCCTCATCATTGAGACCCTTCTTCAGGGTCACGACCAAGGTGGTGGAGATGTTGTTGCGTTCCAGCGCCTCCAGCGCCTCCTGGCGCACCCGAGTCAGGTCGGCGCCGCGCAAGGCCATCAGCGGCTCGCGCTTTAGACTGTCGAACTGCAGATAGACCTCGAAACGAGGCATGAACTTCGCCAGGCGCTCGGCGAAGCCTGGCTCGCGAGCGATGCGCAGGCCATTGGTGTTGATCATCAGGTGGCGGATCGGTCGCCGCCGCGCCGCCTCCAGAATCTCGAAGAACTGAGGGTGCAGAGTCGGCTCGCCGCCCGAGATCTGTACGAGGTCCGGCTCGCCCTCGGACTCTACCAGGATGTCCAGCATCCGCTCGATCTCAGCCAACGGGCGGTGGGCCTCGCGCTTGACCGAGGAGTCGGCGAAGCAAACCGGGCACGATAGATTGCAGGCCTCGTTCACCTCGATGATCGCCAAGCACGAGTGCTGCTCGTGATCGGGACATAGGCCGCAGTCGTAGGGACAGCCATGGTCGGTGCGGGTCTGCGCGTTCAGCGGCCGATCGCCAGGCTTCAGCCAGTCCTGCTGCGATTTCCAGTACGACAGGTCGTCGGCGATCAGGGTCTTCTGCACGCCGTGCTCGCGACAGCGCTTGAGGAGGAAGACCTCGTTATCCTCGGCGATGATCTTGGCCGGGACCAGGGCCAGGCAGTCTTCACACAGACTGGTGGTCTGGCCCAGAAACAGATACGGCGCCGACTTGCGCACGCTCGCGACGCCGCTC contains the following coding sequences:
- a CDS encoding radical SAM protein, whose product is MRKSAPYLFLGQTTSLCEDCLALVPAKIIAEDNEVFLLKRCREHGVQKTLIADDLSYWKSQQDWLKPGDRPLNAQTRTDHGCPYDCGLCPDHEQHSCLAIIEVNEACNLSCPVCFADSSVKREAHRPLAEIERMLDILVESEGEPDLVQISGGEPTLHPQFFEILEAARRRPIRHLMINTNGLRIAREPGFAERLAKFMPRFEVYLQFDSLKREPLMALRGADLTRVRQEALEALERNNISTTLVVTLKKGLNDEEIPDIVRHALAWRCVRGVTFQPIQDAGRNDGFEPRRDRIVLTQIRRRIAEAGVFALEDLIPLPCNPDQICIGYGLRNGAEVMPVTAMLPRELFVAAVPNTVTFEAYPELRRGMFELMSLSTAQVDTSEKLASLLCCLPEAAVPKDLSYENTFRVVISQFLDRYNFDLGTVKRSCVHFVEPDGRIIPFDTYNTFYRPGAPGNGALRRGRGELAE